A window of Micrococcus endophyticus contains these coding sequences:
- the cysD gene encoding sulfate adenylyltransferase subunit CysD — MTLTHAPDPGTASPAGPDVLDALEAEAIHIIREVVAEFERPAMLFSGGKDSVVMLHLAAKAFWPGRIPFPVVHVDTGHNFPEVLEFRDRTVERLGLRLVVGSVQEYIDRGELRERADGTRNTLQTTPLLDTIRTNRFDAVFGGGRRDEDKARAKERIISLRDAFGQWDPRNQRPELWNLYNGRHTPGQHVRAFPISNWTELDVWRYIAREGIELPPIYYAHEREVFRRDGMWRAVGEHSRPAEGEEVTTRTVRYRTVGDMSCTGAVLSEAATVEDVVLEVAASTLTERGATRADDRISEAAMEDRKKDGYF; from the coding sequence ATGACCCTGACCCATGCCCCCGACCCGGGGACCGCGAGCCCCGCCGGGCCCGACGTCCTGGACGCACTGGAGGCCGAGGCGATCCACATCATCCGCGAGGTGGTGGCCGAGTTCGAGCGCCCCGCCATGCTCTTCTCGGGCGGCAAGGACTCCGTGGTGATGCTCCACCTGGCCGCGAAGGCCTTCTGGCCGGGGAGGATCCCCTTCCCGGTGGTCCACGTGGACACCGGCCACAACTTCCCCGAGGTCCTCGAGTTCCGCGACCGCACGGTGGAGCGGCTCGGCCTGCGGCTCGTGGTGGGATCCGTGCAGGAGTACATCGACCGCGGTGAGCTGCGTGAGCGCGCCGACGGCACCCGCAACACCCTGCAGACCACCCCCCTGCTGGACACGATCCGGACCAACCGGTTCGACGCCGTCTTCGGGGGAGGCCGCCGTGACGAGGACAAGGCGCGGGCCAAGGAGCGGATCATCAGCCTGCGGGACGCGTTCGGGCAGTGGGACCCACGCAACCAGCGCCCCGAGCTGTGGAACCTCTACAACGGCCGTCACACCCCCGGCCAGCACGTCCGCGCGTTCCCCATCAGCAACTGGACCGAGCTGGACGTGTGGCGGTACATCGCCCGCGAGGGCATCGAGCTGCCCCCCATCTACTACGCGCACGAGCGGGAGGTCTTCCGCCGCGACGGCATGTGGCGCGCCGTGGGGGAGCACTCCCGGCCGGCCGAGGGGGAGGAGGTCACCACGCGGACGGTGCGCTACCGCACGGTGGGTGACATGTCCTGCACCGGCGCCGTCCTCTCGGAGGCCGCCACCGTCGAGGACGTCGTGCTCGAGGTCGCCGCCTCCACCCTGACCGAACGCGGGGCCACCCGCGCCGACGACCGCATCTCCGAGGCGGCCATGGAAGATCGCAAGAAGGACGGGTACTTCTGA
- a CDS encoding sulfate adenylyltransferase subunit 1, translating to MSTALLDRHAPAGTLFRLATAGSVDDGKSTLVGRLLHDSKAVLADQLEAVARTSAERGFGGAEGGLDLALLTDGLRAEREQGITIDVAYRYFATDRRTFVLADCPGHVQYTRNTVTGASTADAVVLLVDARSGVVEQTRRHLSVVALLRVPHVIVAVNKIDLVDYSEEVFTAIADDVRRVARELGLSDAVSVPVSALQGDNVVTRSERTAWYTGPTLMELLESLPGADAEDDAAASFRFPVQLVLRPQGALAPGLDPEVFRDYRGYAGQVVAGTVRPGDAVAVLTPGQPARTTTVVGVDAAGESLEEASSPQSVVLRLADEVDVARGDTIAAADTAPRPTAEVAAALCWLSAAPLRVGQQVLVKHGTAVVRALVQEVAGRLDLDTLRLDPAETLGLNDIGQVRLHLAAPLPVEPYAVHRRTGAFLVIDPQDGATLAAGMVRGGDEA from the coding sequence ATGAGCACCGCACTGCTGGACCGGCACGCCCCTGCCGGGACCCTGTTCCGCCTGGCCACGGCCGGCTCGGTCGACGACGGGAAGTCCACCCTCGTGGGCCGCCTCCTGCACGACTCCAAGGCCGTCCTGGCCGACCAGCTCGAGGCCGTGGCCCGCACCTCCGCCGAGCGCGGCTTCGGCGGCGCCGAGGGCGGGCTGGACCTGGCGCTGCTGACCGACGGCCTGCGCGCCGAGCGGGAGCAGGGGATCACGATCGACGTCGCATACCGCTACTTCGCCACGGACCGGCGCACCTTCGTGCTGGCCGACTGCCCCGGGCACGTGCAGTACACCCGCAACACCGTCACGGGCGCCTCGACGGCCGACGCGGTCGTGCTGCTCGTGGACGCCCGCAGTGGCGTGGTGGAGCAGACCCGGCGCCACCTCAGCGTGGTGGCCCTGCTGCGGGTGCCGCACGTGATCGTCGCCGTCAACAAGATCGATCTCGTGGACTACTCCGAGGAGGTCTTCACCGCGATCGCCGACGACGTCCGGCGCGTGGCCCGGGAGCTTGGCCTCTCCGACGCGGTGAGCGTCCCGGTGTCCGCCCTCCAGGGCGACAACGTGGTCACCCGCTCCGAGCGGACGGCCTGGTACACCGGCCCCACGCTCATGGAGCTGCTCGAGTCCCTGCCCGGGGCGGACGCCGAGGACGACGCCGCGGCCTCCTTCCGCTTCCCGGTGCAGCTCGTGCTGCGCCCCCAGGGCGCCCTGGCCCCCGGCCTCGACCCCGAGGTCTTCCGCGACTACCGCGGCTACGCCGGGCAGGTCGTGGCGGGCACCGTCCGGCCCGGGGACGCCGTCGCCGTCCTCACCCCGGGGCAGCCGGCGCGCACCACCACCGTGGTGGGCGTCGACGCCGCCGGCGAGTCCCTCGAGGAGGCCTCCTCCCCGCAGTCGGTGGTCCTGCGCCTGGCCGACGAGGTGGACGTGGCCCGCGGGGACACGATCGCCGCCGCGGACACCGCCCCGCGTCCCACCGCGGAGGTGGCCGCCGCGCTGTGCTGGCTCTCCGCCGCGCCGCTGCGCGTCGGGCAGCAGGTCCTCGTCAAGCACGGAACCGCCGTCGTCCGGGCGCTCGTCCAGGAGGTGGCCGGCCGGCTCGACCTGGACACCCTGCGGCTCGACCCGGCCGAGACCCTCGGGCTCAACGACATCGGACAGGTGCGCCTGCACCTGGCCGCGCCGCTGCCCGTGGAGCCCTACGCCGTGCATCGGCGCACCGGGGCGTTCCTTGTGATCGACCCCCAGGACGGGGCCACGCTCGCCGCCGGCATGGTGCGCGGCGGCGACGAGGCCTGA
- a CDS encoding nitrite/sulfite reductase translates to MTQVNETSRPARTPRRPSAKPHGQWKVDGTAPLNHNEEFKQQDNGLNVRERIEQVYAREGFDSIPSDDLHGRFRWWGLYTQRKQGIDGGKTATLEPHELEDRYFMLRVRIDGGDLTTEQLRVIGGISTDFGRDTADITDRQNVQLHWIRVEDVPEIWRRLESVGLSTTEACGDVPRVILGSPVAGIAADEIIDPTPVIREIADRWIGDLEVSNLPRKFKTAITGHPSQDVVHEINDISLIGVVHPELGPGYDLWVGGGLSTKARLADRIGAFVSAERAPEVWHAVVSIFRDYGYRRLRNKARMKYLLEDWGPERFRTVLEEEYLGYALPDGPAPAPPTRPGDHVGVHEQKDGRFYIGAAPVVGRSSGTTLTALADLLEAHGSTRLRTTPHQKIVVLDVERDRVDAVVAGLKELGLDPEPSVFRRSTIACTGLEFCKLAIVDTKDTATAAIAQLEERLADLADRLPERLSLHVNGCPNSCARIQTADIGLKGQLLPDGDGGQTPGFQVHLGGGLASVDRAEAGLGRSVRGLKVRADGLVDYVERLVRRYDEQREPGETFARWAHRVDEEALR, encoded by the coding sequence ATGACCCAGGTGAACGAGACGTCGAGGCCGGCGCGCACCCCGCGCCGTCCCTCCGCCAAGCCGCACGGCCAGTGGAAGGTGGACGGGACCGCCCCCCTGAACCACAACGAGGAGTTCAAGCAGCAGGACAACGGCCTGAACGTCCGCGAGCGCATCGAGCAGGTCTACGCCCGGGAGGGCTTCGACTCGATCCCCTCGGACGACCTGCACGGCCGCTTCCGCTGGTGGGGCCTGTACACCCAGCGGAAGCAGGGGATCGACGGCGGCAAGACCGCCACCCTCGAGCCCCACGAGCTCGAGGACCGCTACTTCATGCTGCGCGTGCGCATCGACGGCGGCGACCTCACCACCGAGCAGCTGCGCGTGATCGGCGGGATCTCCACCGACTTCGGCCGTGACACCGCGGACATCACCGACCGGCAGAACGTCCAGCTGCACTGGATCCGCGTCGAGGACGTCCCTGAGATCTGGCGGCGCCTGGAGTCCGTGGGCCTGTCCACCACCGAGGCCTGCGGCGACGTGCCGCGCGTGATCCTCGGCTCACCGGTGGCCGGGATCGCCGCAGACGAGATCATCGACCCCACGCCCGTGATCCGGGAGATCGCGGACCGCTGGATCGGCGATCTCGAGGTCTCCAACCTGCCCCGCAAGTTCAAGACCGCCATCACCGGACACCCCTCCCAGGACGTGGTCCACGAGATCAACGACATCTCCCTGATCGGCGTGGTGCACCCCGAGCTGGGTCCCGGCTACGACCTGTGGGTCGGCGGCGGCCTGTCCACGAAGGCCCGCCTGGCCGACCGGATCGGCGCGTTCGTCTCGGCCGAGCGCGCCCCTGAGGTGTGGCACGCCGTCGTGAGCATCTTCCGCGACTACGGCTACCGGCGCCTGCGCAACAAGGCCCGCATGAAGTACCTGCTCGAGGACTGGGGGCCGGAGAGGTTCCGCACCGTGCTGGAGGAGGAGTACCTCGGCTACGCCCTGCCCGACGGCCCCGCCCCGGCCCCGCCCACCCGCCCCGGCGACCACGTGGGGGTCCACGAGCAGAAGGACGGCCGCTTCTACATCGGTGCCGCCCCCGTCGTCGGCCGCTCCAGCGGCACCACCCTCACCGCCCTCGCGGACCTGCTCGAGGCCCACGGCTCCACCCGGCTGCGCACCACCCCGCACCAGAAGATCGTGGTGCTGGACGTGGAGCGGGACCGGGTGGACGCCGTCGTGGCCGGCTTGAAGGAGCTGGGGCTGGACCCGGAGCCGTCCGTGTTCCGCCGCTCCACCATCGCCTGCACGGGCCTGGAGTTCTGCAAGCTCGCCATCGTGGACACGAAGGACACCGCCACCGCCGCGATCGCCCAGCTCGAGGAGCGCCTGGCCGACCTCGCCGACCGCCTCCCCGAGCGGCTGAGCCTGCATGTGAACGGCTGCCCCAACTCCTGCGCCCGCATCCAGACCGCGGACATCGGTCTGAAGGGCCAGCTGCTGCCGGACGGCGACGGCGGCCAGACGCCCGGCTTCCAGGTCCACCTGGGCGGCGGGCTGGCCTCCGTGGACCGCGCCGAGGCCGGCCTCGGACGCAGCGTCCGCGGCCTGAAGGTCCGCGCGGACGGGCTGGTCGACTACGTCGAGCGCCTCGTCCGCCGGTACGACGAGCAGCGTGAGCCGGGCGAGACCTTCGCCCGGTGGGCGCACCGAGTCGACGAGGAGGCCCTCCGATGA
- a CDS encoding FAD-dependent oxidoreductase, which translates to MTLTPSYPRPERPLRIAIIGAGPAGVYTADILTKEERDFRVSIDLFDRYPAPFGLIRYGVAPDHPRIKGIVNALHKVMDRGDIRFLGNVDYGTDLSLADLRRHYDAIVFSTGAVRDARLDVPGVELAGSFGGADFASWYDGHPDVPRHWPLDATQVAVIGNGNVALDVARILSKHAEDLLPTEIPDNVYRDLAASPVTDVHVFGRRGPAQVKFTPLELRELAHSRDVDIVLYEEDFDFDEASEKAIEESNQVRTMVGTLTNWLMEQEDREQSASRRLHLHFLQAPEEFLDADGDGRVDGLRMRRMELDGAGGVRPTDETVDYPVQAVYRAVGYFGSPLDGVEFDAARGVVPNDEGRVLDADGAPVPGLYASGWIKRGPVGLIGHTKGDSLETIKHLIEDEPGLWTAQEPSEESVIELLESREVRYTTWAGWLALDDHEKALGVQATEAGPVERERVKVVDREEMTRISRESVLLGAGG; encoded by the coding sequence ATGACCCTGACCCCCTCGTACCCGAGGCCTGAGCGCCCGTTGCGCATCGCCATCATCGGTGCCGGACCCGCCGGGGTGTACACGGCGGACATCCTGACCAAGGAGGAGCGGGACTTCCGCGTCAGCATCGACCTGTTCGACCGCTACCCGGCCCCGTTCGGTCTGATCCGCTACGGGGTGGCCCCGGACCATCCGCGCATCAAGGGCATCGTGAACGCCCTGCACAAGGTGATGGACCGCGGGGACATCCGGTTCCTGGGCAACGTGGACTACGGCACGGATCTGAGCCTGGCGGACCTGCGTCGCCACTACGACGCGATCGTGTTCTCCACCGGGGCGGTGCGCGACGCGCGGCTGGACGTGCCCGGCGTCGAGCTCGCCGGCTCGTTCGGTGGCGCGGACTTCGCCTCCTGGTATGACGGGCACCCGGACGTGCCGCGCCACTGGCCGCTGGACGCCACCCAGGTCGCCGTCATCGGCAACGGGAATGTGGCCCTGGACGTCGCCCGGATCCTGTCCAAGCATGCCGAGGATCTGCTGCCCACCGAGATCCCGGACAACGTGTACCGCGACCTCGCCGCCTCCCCGGTCACGGACGTGCACGTGTTCGGCCGCCGTGGCCCCGCCCAGGTGAAGTTCACCCCGCTGGAGCTGCGCGAGCTGGCGCATTCCCGGGACGTGGACATCGTGCTCTACGAGGAGGACTTCGACTTCGATGAGGCCTCGGAGAAGGCGATCGAGGAGAGCAACCAGGTCCGCACCATGGTGGGCACCCTGACGAACTGGCTGATGGAGCAGGAGGACCGCGAGCAGTCCGCCTCGCGCCGCCTGCATCTGCATTTCCTCCAGGCCCCGGAGGAGTTCCTCGACGCGGACGGGGACGGCCGCGTGGACGGGTTGCGCATGCGCCGCATGGAGCTGGACGGCGCCGGCGGCGTGCGCCCCACGGACGAGACCGTGGACTACCCCGTGCAGGCCGTCTACCGTGCCGTGGGCTACTTCGGCTCGCCCCTGGACGGCGTGGAGTTCGACGCCGCCCGCGGCGTGGTGCCCAACGACGAGGGCCGTGTGCTCGACGCCGACGGCGCCCCCGTGCCCGGCCTCTACGCCTCCGGCTGGATCAAGCGCGGCCCCGTGGGCCTGATCGGTCACACCAAGGGTGACTCCCTCGAGACCATCAAGCACCTCATCGAGGACGAGCCGGGGCTGTGGACCGCTCAGGAGCCCTCGGAGGAGTCCGTGATCGAGCTGCTGGAGTCCCGTGAGGTGCGGTACACGACATGGGCTGGTTGGCTTGCTCTGGATGACCACGAGAAGGCCTTGGGTGTGCAGGCCACGGAGGCCGGCCCGGTCGAGCGCGAGCGCGTGAAGGTCGTGGACCGCGAGGAGATGACGCGCATCTCCCGGGAGAGCGTCCTCCTCGGCGCCGGAGGCTGA
- a CDS encoding ABC transporter permease, whose protein sequence is MRTDTPTLDAPGRAPGAAADDELRELDSGLDALQAVDSARRTGLAGWDWSRVLLPVAAVVLLVAIWQVAAWLTGARGEPITGPVDVLGAFGALWAQGLVQQAVATSVGRAVVGFALAVVVGVGLGLLLAQVGVLRRAFGPLLTALMVLPNVAWVPLAVLWFGLSDATAYFVILTGAVPAVVAGLTTGTDQVPPQLRRAARVLGASRLETALLVVLPAALPAFVSGLRQGWAFAWRGLMAAEIIAVGAPMGVGLGTLLHQGRTESDLAVVLCAVLAILAVGVLVELTAFGPVERRMLRRQGLLEGSTR, encoded by the coding sequence ATGCGCACTGACACCCCCACCCTCGACGCCCCCGGCCGCGCGCCGGGGGCCGCCGCCGACGACGAGCTGCGCGAGCTCGACAGCGGCCTCGACGCGCTCCAGGCCGTCGACTCGGCCCGCCGGACGGGTCTGGCCGGGTGGGACTGGAGCCGGGTCCTGCTCCCGGTGGCCGCCGTCGTCCTGCTCGTGGCGATCTGGCAGGTCGCCGCGTGGCTGACCGGTGCGCGCGGCGAGCCGATCACCGGTCCCGTCGACGTCCTCGGGGCCTTCGGGGCGCTGTGGGCCCAGGGCCTCGTCCAGCAAGCAGTGGCGACGTCGGTGGGCCGCGCCGTCGTGGGCTTCGCACTCGCCGTGGTCGTCGGCGTCGGGCTGGGCCTGCTGCTCGCACAGGTCGGCGTCCTGCGACGGGCGTTCGGCCCGCTGCTCACGGCCCTGATGGTGCTGCCCAACGTGGCCTGGGTGCCGCTCGCGGTGCTGTGGTTCGGCCTCAGCGACGCCACCGCGTACTTCGTGATTCTCACCGGTGCCGTCCCCGCCGTGGTCGCCGGCCTCACCACCGGCACGGACCAGGTGCCGCCGCAGCTGCGTCGCGCGGCCCGCGTGCTGGGCGCCTCGCGCCTCGAGACCGCCCTGCTGGTGGTCCTCCCGGCCGCCCTGCCCGCCTTCGTCTCCGGACTGCGTCAGGGCTGGGCCTTCGCGTGGCGAGGCCTCATGGCCGCCGAGATCATCGCCGTCGGCGCGCCCATGGGCGTCGGACTCGGGACCCTGCTCCACCAGGGACGGACCGAGTCCGACCTCGCCGTCGTCCTCTGCGCCGTCCTGGCCATCCTGGCCGTCGGCGTCCTCGTCGAACTGACCGCATTCGGCCCCGTCGAGCGGCGCATGCTGCGCCGCCAGGGGCTGCTGGAAGGGAGCACGCGATGA
- a CDS encoding TIGR03085 family metal-binding protein: MTTFAAAERARLADLLLEKGPHAPTLCGGWSTRDLAAHLWLRESRPDAFAALFIPPLSRHLDRLSAETTRRDYAEVVREWAAGPSALNPMRAADRHVNAVEHFIHLEDVRRGESAAGGPLPAPRSFSPDEEDALYRSLRRMAPLFLRRSTAPVVLQGPGRAPVTVTRGAVALRAPVTVTGEVGELLLWASGRDAVHVELDGDASAAVRTAL, translated from the coding sequence ATGACCACCTTCGCCGCAGCCGAACGCGCCCGCCTCGCTGACCTCCTGCTCGAGAAGGGCCCCCACGCGCCCACCCTGTGCGGTGGCTGGAGCACCCGCGACCTCGCCGCCCACCTCTGGCTGCGGGAGAGCCGGCCCGACGCCTTCGCCGCCCTGTTCATCCCGCCGCTGTCCCGCCACCTCGACCGCCTGTCCGCGGAGACCACGCGCCGCGACTACGCCGAGGTCGTGCGGGAGTGGGCCGCGGGCCCGTCGGCGCTGAACCCCATGCGGGCGGCGGACAGGCACGTGAACGCGGTCGAGCACTTCATCCACCTCGAGGACGTCCGGCGCGGTGAGTCCGCGGCCGGCGGCCCGCTGCCCGCCCCGCGCTCGTTCTCCCCGGACGAGGAGGACGCCCTCTACCGCTCGCTGCGCCGCATGGCCCCGCTGTTCCTGCGCAGGTCCACGGCGCCGGTGGTCCTCCAGGGCCCGGGCCGCGCCCCGGTCACCGTCACCCGTGGGGCCGTGGCGCTGCGGGCGCCCGTCACGGTGACCGGCGAGGTGGGGGAGCTCCTCCTCTGGGCCTCGGGCCGGGACGCCGTGCACGTGGAGCTCGACGGCGACGCGTCGGCGGCCGTGCGCACCGCCCTCTGA
- a CDS encoding ABC transporter ATP-binding protein — protein MTVVMEDVGMSFGGPTPVLEGVSVRIEPGEFVCLLGASGCGKSTLLNLIARLEAPTAGVVKAPREGAAFMFQDAALFPWLTARGNIELALRFAGVPAAERRGRAGELLRLVHLGDAADLRPHQLSGGMRQRVALARALAQDRPLLLMDEPFAALDAITRDLLHVELERVWRQTGRTVVFVTHNVTEAVRLGQRVLLLSSRPGRVVAEWDVPAAARHDAPAAAALTAAITARLGQEIRRHAH, from the coding sequence ATGACAGTGGTGATGGAGGACGTGGGCATGAGCTTCGGCGGGCCCACGCCCGTGCTGGAGGGCGTCTCCGTGCGGATCGAGCCGGGCGAGTTCGTCTGCCTGCTCGGCGCGTCCGGATGCGGCAAGTCCACGCTGCTCAACCTCATCGCCCGGCTCGAGGCGCCCACCGCGGGCGTCGTCAAGGCTCCCCGGGAGGGGGCGGCGTTCATGTTCCAGGACGCCGCCCTCTTCCCGTGGCTCACCGCCCGCGGCAACATCGAGCTCGCCCTCCGGTTCGCCGGTGTGCCCGCGGCGGAGCGTCGGGGGCGTGCCGGGGAGCTGCTGCGTCTCGTCCACCTGGGCGACGCCGCCGACCTGCGACCCCACCAGCTCTCCGGCGGCATGCGCCAGCGCGTCGCCCTGGCCCGGGCCCTCGCCCAGGACCGCCCCCTGCTGCTCATGGACGAGCCGTTCGCCGCGCTGGACGCGATCACCCGCGACCTGCTGCACGTGGAGCTCGAGCGGGTGTGGCGTCAGACCGGTCGGACGGTCGTGTTCGTCACCCACAACGTGACCGAGGCCGTCCGCCTCGGCCAGCGGGTGCTGCTGCTGTCCTCACGGCCGGGCCGCGTCGTCGCCGAATGGGACGTGCCCGCAGCCGCCCGCCACGACGCGCCCGCCGCGGCCGCCCTCACGGCCGCCATCACCGCCCGACTCGGTCAGGAGATCCGTCGCCATGCGCACTGA
- the cobA gene encoding uroporphyrinogen-III C-methyltransferase, whose product MTASDLYPTSLRLLGRPVLIVGGGRVAGRRVGALLDAGALVTVVAPEPGEEVERLAAAGLLTLHRRPYRPSDLDGVWFAQTATGDRAVDGAVASDAEARHVWCVDASDAESSAAWTPAVARAGDVTVAVNAGGDPRRARALKDAITLALSTGRLPLRRRRASSEPGRVALVGGGPGDSGLITVRGRQLLAEADVVVADRLGPRALLAELDPAVPVIEVGKAPGNHLATQDEINAVLVREARAGRLVVRLKGGDPYVLGRGGEEAAHCRAHGVDVEVVPGVTSAVSVPAAAGIPVTHRGVATGFTLVTGHEELSEVPTRADHTLVLLMGVRRLADTARRLTERGLDGATPVAIIERGWMLDQRVTVGTVETIAAQAAAVGVANPAVIVVGDVVRLSPYATGAPAAGVPAPILTLNPTSEGARA is encoded by the coding sequence ATGACCGCGTCCGATCTGTACCCCACCTCCCTGCGACTGCTCGGCCGTCCCGTCCTGATCGTGGGCGGCGGGCGCGTGGCCGGCCGCCGCGTGGGCGCCCTCCTCGACGCCGGTGCGCTCGTCACCGTGGTGGCCCCGGAGCCGGGGGAGGAGGTGGAGCGGCTCGCGGCGGCCGGCCTGCTCACCCTGCACCGCCGCCCCTACCGCCCGTCCGACCTCGACGGTGTCTGGTTCGCCCAGACCGCCACCGGCGACCGGGCCGTGGACGGGGCCGTGGCCTCCGACGCCGAGGCCCGCCACGTCTGGTGCGTCGACGCCTCCGACGCCGAGTCCTCCGCCGCCTGGACGCCCGCCGTCGCCCGGGCCGGGGACGTGACCGTGGCCGTCAACGCCGGGGGAGACCCTCGCCGCGCCCGCGCCCTGAAGGACGCGATCACCCTCGCCCTGTCCACGGGGCGGTTGCCCCTGCGCCGGCGGCGCGCGTCCTCCGAGCCCGGCCGCGTGGCCCTCGTCGGCGGCGGCCCCGGCGACTCCGGGCTCATCACCGTGCGCGGCCGCCAGCTGCTCGCGGAGGCCGACGTGGTGGTCGCCGACCGGCTGGGCCCGCGCGCCCTCCTGGCCGAGCTGGACCCGGCGGTGCCCGTGATCGAGGTCGGCAAGGCCCCCGGGAACCACCTGGCCACGCAGGACGAGATCAACGCCGTCCTGGTCCGGGAGGCCCGGGCCGGCCGCCTCGTCGTCCGACTCAAGGGCGGCGACCCGTACGTGCTCGGACGCGGCGGCGAGGAGGCGGCGCACTGCCGCGCCCACGGCGTCGACGTCGAGGTGGTCCCCGGTGTCACGAGCGCCGTCTCGGTGCCCGCCGCCGCGGGGATCCCGGTCACCCATCGCGGCGTCGCCACCGGCTTCACGCTGGTGACCGGCCACGAAGAGCTGTCCGAAGTGCCCACCCGGGCCGACCACACGCTGGTCCTGCTGATGGGCGTGCGTCGGCTCGCGGACACCGCACGCCGACTGACGGAGCGCGGCCTCGACGGCGCGACGCCCGTGGCGATCATCGAGCGCGGCTGGATGCTGGACCAGCGGGTCACCGTGGGCACGGTGGAGACCATCGCCGCGCAGGCGGCCGCCGTCGGTGTGGCGAACCCCGCCGTGATCGTCGTGGGCGACGTCGTGCGCCTGAGCCCCTACGCCACCGGCGCGCCTGCAGCCGGTGTCCCTGCCCCGATCTTGACCCTGAACCCGACCTCCGAAGGAGCACGAGCATGA
- a CDS encoding phosphoadenylyl-sulfate reductase: protein MSTVPPTRPTEELERLQALAESGAAELGWDAPAAAVVDWAARHVDLRRAAVACSMADAVLPHLVAQRMPGVDVLFLETGYHFTETLATRDEVARRLDVTVVDVLPELTVAEQDERHGKDLFARDPGLCCAMRKVEPLNRALAGYDLWFTGVRRDEAPTRTNTPLVGWDEAHGMVKVNPVAPWSFDDLVGYATDHDVPVNLLLQNGYPSIGCRPCTRPVAPGEDPRAGRWTGTAKTECGIHV, encoded by the coding sequence ATGAGCACCGTTCCCCCCACCCGTCCGACTGAGGAGCTCGAGCGCCTGCAGGCGCTCGCCGAGTCCGGCGCCGCCGAGCTCGGCTGGGACGCCCCCGCCGCGGCGGTGGTCGACTGGGCCGCCCGCCATGTGGACCTCCGCCGGGCCGCCGTGGCCTGCTCCATGGCCGACGCCGTCCTGCCGCACCTGGTGGCGCAGCGGATGCCCGGCGTGGACGTCCTCTTCCTGGAGACCGGCTATCACTTCACCGAGACCCTCGCGACGCGCGACGAGGTGGCCCGCCGCCTCGACGTCACCGTGGTGGACGTGCTCCCGGAGCTGACCGTGGCCGAGCAGGACGAGCGCCACGGCAAGGACCTGTTCGCCCGTGACCCTGGGCTGTGCTGCGCGATGCGCAAGGTCGAGCCCCTCAACCGCGCGCTGGCCGGATACGACCTGTGGTTCACCGGCGTCCGCCGGGACGAGGCGCCGACGCGCACGAACACCCCGCTGGTGGGCTGGGACGAGGCCCACGGCATGGTCAAGGTCAACCCCGTCGCCCCGTGGAGCTTCGACGACCTGGTCGGCTACGCCACGGACCACGACGTGCCCGTGAACCTGCTCCTGCAGAACGGCTACCCCTCGATCGGCTGCCGCCCCTGCACCCGCCCCGTCGCCCCCGGGGAGGACCCCCGAGCCGGGCGCTGGACCGGGACCGCGAAGACCGAGTGCGGCATCCACGTCTGA
- a CDS encoding sirohydrochlorin chelatase produces MSAPVLHVIACAHGTHDAAGRVVIDGLRADLAALLDAEGPGAQVHEAYVDVQSPSLDEVVAALPPGEPAVIVPLLLSLGHHVHHDIHHAAAARPDTIAAAPLAGAGDDVEPRLVTVLAERVAQAVPAGEAATSEVILAAAGTRAADGQAQVHALAAALARATGLPVTAAFGAAATPPVPDAVSRVRATGRRAVVAAHLLAPGYFHDRLGESGADAVTDPLLPHPLVARIALDRLRSALAEAPRGAAGGR; encoded by the coding sequence ATGAGCGCGCCCGTGCTGCACGTGATCGCCTGCGCCCACGGCACGCACGACGCGGCCGGCCGCGTCGTGATCGACGGCCTCCGTGCCGACCTGGCGGCCCTCCTGGACGCCGAGGGGCCGGGCGCCCAGGTCCACGAGGCCTACGTGGACGTGCAGAGCCCCTCCCTCGACGAGGTCGTGGCGGCCCTGCCCCCGGGGGAGCCAGCCGTGATCGTGCCGCTGCTGCTGTCCTTGGGCCATCACGTCCACCACGACATCCACCACGCCGCGGCCGCCCGACCCGACACGATCGCCGCCGCACCGCTGGCCGGGGCCGGGGACGACGTCGAGCCGCGCCTGGTGACCGTTCTGGCCGAACGGGTGGCCCAGGCGGTGCCGGCCGGTGAGGCCGCGACATCGGAGGTCATCCTGGCGGCGGCCGGCACCCGCGCCGCGGACGGTCAGGCCCAGGTGCACGCCCTGGCCGCGGCCCTGGCCCGGGCCACGGGACTGCCCGTGACCGCGGCGTTCGGGGCGGCGGCCACCCCCCCTGTGCCCGACGCCGTCTCCCGGGTGCGCGCCACCGGCCGTCGCGCCGTGGTGGCCGCCCACCTGTTGGCCCCCGGGTACTTCCACGACCGACTCGGCGAGAGCGGCGCGGACGCGGTCACCGACCCCCTGCTGCCGCATCCGCTGGTGGCGCGGATCGCCCTGGATCGGCTGCGGTCCGCCCTCGCCGAGGCCCCGAGGGGAGCCGCCGGAGGCCGCTGA